TGGACGGCGAGAACATAAGGACTCTCCGGGTGGCGACCGGCAAGGACTTGGTTTTCAGCGTGCGCTATGGATTCTCGCGAGCCGCCCAAATGCAGGGTGGGTGCCCCACGCAGATCGGTGGAAGTCCAGGGCACGGGGCCGGATAAGGCAAAATCAACTTTGCATACGCCCGGACCGTATTTGAAAGATTCTAGTTGACGTATATATCGTTCCGGTAATTCGTTATGTGCCATGTGTGCCAGGGCCCTCGGCGTTGTATCGCAAATGACGGCCCGCGCCCCAGTAGCCGCTTTCAATTCCGCCACACTGTCAATGTGCTCAGAGAGATGGATCCGGCCACCATGGGCCAGGAGGTCATCGGTCATGGCCTGCGCTATGGCTCGTGAGCCCCCGCGTGGAACCGGCCACCCTTGTGCGTGTGCCAACACCCCTAAAAGCAATCCGGCCCCCGAGGTTGCCAAGGAGGGTAAGCGCCCAATTGCATGTGCCCCCACACCTGTGAGCATGGCTGGCGCAACGTCTTCTTTGAATCCCAGGTTCCACGCAGGCGTGCCTTGTAACAAAACGCGTAGGCCAAATCTCAGGACGGTTAGTGGATCCCTAGGGAATCGGATGAGGGAGCCCTGAGTGAAATCAACTACACCCTCAAGCTTGTTCAGCAATGGTTCCATCAGGTTCCGCCACGCGCGGCCATCAGCACCCAAGCTTTCAACAGTACGGTCCAGGCTGCGATACGCAATGCCAGCCCGTCCGTTCCCGAGAGGATGCCCATAGGAAATATCGGGTACCAACAGTTCAATCCGGCGGTTCAGTTCAAACGCTTGGAAGAATGGCGAAGCCAACGCCATAGGATGCACTGC
This genomic window from Arthrobacter sp. TMP15 contains:
- a CDS encoding NAD(P)/FAD-dependent oxidoreductase; this encodes MADVAVVGSGPNGLAAAVTMARAGLSVELFEAADSLGGGIRTAELTLPGFQHDVCAAVHPMALASPFFQAFELNRRIELLVPDISYGHPLGNGRAGIAYRSLDRTVESLGADGRAWRNLMEPLLNKLEGVVDFTQGSLIRFPRDPLTVLRFGLRVLLQGTPAWNLGFKEDVAPAMLTGVGAHAIGRLPSLATSGAGLLLGVLAHAQGWPVPRGGSRAIAQAMTDDLLAHGGRIHLSEHIDSVAELKAATGARAVICDTTPRALAHMAHNELPERYIRQLESFKYGPGVCKVDFALSGPVPWTSTDLRGAPTLHLGGSRESIAHAENQVLAGRHPESPYVLAVQPGVLDASRAPAGHHTFWAYTHVPSGSTRDCTETIIQTVEKDAPGFRDLILATATRTAHDMDAYNANYVGGDISSGAVTLSQLLKRPVISPDPWRTPAPGLYLGSAATPPGPAVHGMGGWLAARSALANTFGLVTPDLGFKS